Below is a genomic region from Candidatus Bathyarchaeia archaeon.
CTGGCCACTCGAACCTTCACGTCAACCTCGTAGCCCTGTCTTCTAACCCATTCTGCGACCTTCTCAAGCCTGCCGGTGACCTTGTCCACATCCTCCTTGAAGTGCGAAGCGTCTAGAGGTGAGGTTAAGCTGGGAACCTCAACGATGTGTAGTAACACTATCGAGTGGGTTTTAGGGGTTGAAACCGAGCCCAACGCCCTGGCGAGCTTCTCCTTGTCGATGAAGTTTGAGATGGGTATGAGGATTTTCGCCCTTCGATGAGACGGCTTCATTCAGGAACCAGCTTCCCATCCTTTTTATGAGTATACAGTATAACAGACGTTACGGTGCTTTTAATTCCCTTAACCTTCATCACCTTGTCCTTCAGAAACCTTCTAAACTCCATGATGTCTTCGGCTTTCACCATGGCGACGAGGTCGAATTCACCCGTCACCTCGTATACGTCGACCACCTCTGGGAAGCTGGCGATGGCCTCAGTAACCTTCTCCATCCACTCCGTTTCCACGAAGATGTTTATTATGGCGGTGATTCCCGGCATTTCACTCCCTCCTGATCACCATTAACTTACCGGGATACTTGGATATAAGGGATTGAATCGACCTCTCCCTTACCTTAACCAAATGCCCCTTCAATGTTCTCCGCCTAATCAACACGATGAGGTCGTTGCGGTCTGATGAAGCTTCCAGCTCAACCACCTTCACCTGTGGGCCAACCTCCACCCTGACGGAGCACTCGTAACCCAGGTCCCTCAGCCTACACGCCAAGGCTTCCAGCTCCATGTACGCTTCTTCCTCAGCCCTCTTCACGTAACGGTACTGCATCACCTCCTCCAATGAGAATCCATGCTCCTCAGGGTCTATCACCGTCATCAACGTCAACGCAAACCTCTTATCCAGCGAGCTTTTAATCGCTTCAACAACCTTTTCATGGTCCTCTGGGATCCTGACGAGGATAAGGGCGTTGAACACGTAGGCTGATGGCTTGACGCGGGAACCTCCCAGCTTGGCGATCAAGCTCAGCTGGCTTCGCCTCCGATAGGCGGCGTATCCTATTAACCCAGCCGCTATCCAAGCGGTGCCTAGGATTCTTCCAGCCGGATGGTAGCTGATGACGAGCAGCCATATCGCCGTGCATGAGAGTAGACCGATTAAACCCGTCACTGGTATGAAAAACGTTTTCCCCTTAGCTTTAAGCTTCAGGTTTCCAGGGGCCTTCCAAGCCCTGTAAGCCTCGGTGTCTGTGTTCCTCAGGATGATTAGGGAAAGGTTAACCAATATGTAGGAGAGTAGGGCTCCGAAGTTGTATAGGTCAGCGATGAAGTGTAGTTCCCCGAAAAACGAGAGGGCCGCGCCGATCAACCCGAAGAGCAGGATCGTTCGGTACGGGGTTCTGTAGGTCGGGTGAACCTTGTAAAACCATCGGGGCATCAGGTTGAATTTACCCATGGAGAAGACCACCCTGGAGACCCCGATCACCCCTGTGTTGGTGGAAACGTAGCATATGGCGAACCCTGTTAACGCCACGATGGGGGCGATGTACCCACCTATGATGGGTATGGATTTCGCAAGCACCGCCATGGGGTCTGTCTGCGACTCCGCGAGCCTGGTCCATGGAACCATGCCCATGGCGACCGATGAGAGGGTGATGGCGAATATGAGGACGGCGAGGATCGAAAGCTTCGTAGCCCTCGGGATCCACTTGTAAGGCCTCTTCGTCTCCTCTGCGGCTTGGGAGATGGATTCGATCCCTATGAAGGAGCACATCGCCAGGGTTATGCCGTAGATGAAGTTTTGTTTCCGGTAGTCCAAGCCTCGAAACGCGTACGCGATGTTCTGGAATACCTGGTCAGCGCCTAAGACGCCGATCTGCGAGATGAACAACCCGAGGTTGAAGGCTAACGCGGCTCCGAACAGCAGAATGATGGACTCCACCACGAGGTCGAGGGCGACCAACAGCTCGTTGAGGGCGCTGGCCCTCTTAATGCCCAGCAAGTTGACACCGATCAAGGCCATGACTAAAAGGAAAGAAACTAACCCTAAGGCTGTAAGCTTCAGGTTCAAGCCTAAAAAGGTTAGAGTTAAGGTGGCTGATTTCACCCAGGGGATGAAGAAGCTAAGGTAACCGGCTGTGGCTAGGGAGAACAACGCGATGTCCACAGTGTAGTCCAGCATCACAGCCCAGCCTGCGATAAATCCCACTAAGTCGTTCATCGCCTTCATCGCGTAGACTTGAGCCCCACCCGCGTAAGGATAGGCCGTCGCCAGCTCCCCATACGCGAACCCTGTGCAAATATAGGTGATGGAAGCTACGGCGAACGCCAACGGGGAGGCTCCCGCCGCGTAGAAGGCCACCAAGCCTAAGGCAACGTATATGTCGGCGCCCACATCCGCGTAACCCATGGAGAAGGAACCGTACCATCCCACGTCACGTTTAAGGGATTGTTCACCTTCCTCAGACACCGACCAACCGCCTCATCAAAGCCACGCGATGTTTTACTTTAACTCGAAATTCCCTCGAGGAAACGAATTTCATCTAGAGATGATTTATGCAGGATTTAAACTCTTCTAAGCCTAGAACCTCGCGGCTTTCCGCGCGAGTCTAGAAGACGGAAAAAGTGCTAATCATCCATATTGGTCGCCTACGCTAACGCTTGAGCTGAGGAATCCTCGCCCATACGGCTTTGACTAAGGGTATGGCGACGATCAGCCCTATTACGGCTTGGCCTAGGTTGACGGGAACTTCCACGAAGGCCGCTGGCCCGAACAGGATCCACTCGTAGATAAAGTACCCTGTCACCATGACGGCGCCGCCCAGCAAGGTGGAGAGGATGAGCCCTCCTAGTTTGGGTTCTTGGAGGACTCCTACCGCGATGACTAACGCGCCTGCGAGACCGGCTAACGCGGTCCAGAAGTAGGATGGGATTTGGAGTTGAAGAGTGGTGTATCCTGGTGCGGGCAGTCCAAAGGAGGCTTCGACGGCTCCAGTGTACTTCGTCACTCCGATGTAGGCTATGAGGACGGCGATCGCCACGCCTAGGAGGGTGGTGTAAGCCCTCCACCGACCTTCAGGCCTAGGCTTCATGAACATTCTCCCGAGGATTCCAACCACGGCGCCTTCACTCGCCTTTATGAGGAGGGTGGCGGGGGCGTATAAGGGGTATCCGAGGATTAGATCCGCCAACATCGAGCCTACGCCCCCCGCGAAGGCTCCTATGTATGGGCCAAATAGTAGAGCGGTGGTGTAAACCATGGTTTCACCTATGTTAAAGTATCCTCGAGTGGCTGGGACGTAAACCGAAAGCATGGCGGTGGCCACCGTGACCAGCGCTGTGAACACAGCCGTTGCCGCTATCGAAGTGTGTGATATGGTTTTTAGCTTGTGAGTCATTTTTAGCCGTTGGCTTTCACTCGAAACAATTATATAAGCTTAATCTTATATATTAGGCGAGTTTGAATGCCCCGCCCATCCCTCCTATGCCACGAATGCCGTAAAACATACAACCTAGAAGGAGAAGACTACGCCTGCGTCAGCTGCGGTCAACCTTTACTCATCACCTACGACCCCGAAGATTTAAAGGAAGCGTTCGATCGAAGACGACCCCTAGAACCGGAATATGGTGTTTGGAGGTTTCGGCGAACACTACCCTTCCCAACACATGTCGAGCCAACCTCACTAGGTGAGGGAGACACGTACCTTACTCGATGTGAAAGACTGGAGCGGCTCTTGGGCTTAAAAGCCCTTTACATAAAAAACGAGTCAACAAACCCAACAGGCTCCTTCATCGACAGGGGCTCAACGATCCTTGTTACCCATGCGAAGCAGAAACGTCGTTCAACGATTGTGTTCGCTTCAACCGGCAACCTAGGATCCTCCCTGGCCGCTTACGCCGCCAAGGCGGGGATTAAATGCCGCATCTACATACCGTACAGAGTCGACCTGGGAAAACTGTATCAGATGATCGCGTATGGAGCTGAGGTGAAGCCAGTGAAAAGTATAAATGAAGCCTTAGAAAAAATACCGGGAGGACGATCAGAACTCGATTACATGGTCACGAAAAACAATCCCTACCCCTTAGAAGGATATAAAACCATCTTCTACGAAGTCGTGGAACAGCTGAAGAATAGTCCTCCAGACAGGGTAATCGTGCCCATGGGATCCGGGGGGCTCATCACGGCCCTGTGGAAAGGGATGGTTGAAATGGAGGAGGCAGGCCACCTGAGTGGGAAACCCATGTTGACCGGAGTACAAGAAAACTTATGCGACCCCATCGTTAAAGCGTATCAAGGCTTAGAGCCTTTAAGGCAACCTGCTGAGGAAGCACCCCTAGCCCTCGACCTATACGTTTCCCAGCCCACCTATGTTAGGACGGCTTTAAAAGCGATCAAGGAGTCAAAGGGAACGGCCACCTCGATCTCGGACAAGGACATCGTAGAGGCGGCCAGCCTAGTGGCTAGAACCGAGGGGATCTTCGCGGAGTCAGCCGCCGCATCCACCATAGCTGGGTTGCGAAAGCTGTTGGAGGAAGGGTTGATCGAGAGATCTGAAACCGTGGTTTGCGTGGTCACCGGTGAGGGGTTAAAGGACCCTTCGATGGCGATGAGGATTGTTAAGAAGGAAAGGACCTTGAGCAAAATGATCTTGAGGATGAACAGTAAGGTGTCGAGGTTCGGCGAAACAAAGGTCGCCATCCTAAGCGTTCTCAACCGTGAAAACCTTCATGGTTACGGTATCTGGGGGGAGTTGAAGAAACGGTTTAAAATCAGGATCACGCCGTCCGGGGTTTACCAACATTTAACCGAACTGGAGATGGCCGGTATGCTGAAAAAATGTAGAGTTGAAAGGTTAGAGGGGAAGCCTGAAAGAATCTATTACACTTTAACGGAGAAGGGGAAGAAGGCCCTCATAGAGTTAACACGGCCGTGAAAACGGTTCAACGTTCCTACACGTTTTAACCGGAGGTAAACTGGTAGGATTTAACCTTACCCTTATCGAGGGTGACGATAACTCCTCTAAGTAATCCTTCGGAATACTCTGAGCCGGGGTTGAGGCATATGGTTTTTCCGATTTTCGCAACCCCTCTGGATTCGTGAACATGGCCGTGAAGTCCCAGCATTGGCTGATATCTCTCTATGGCATTCCTCACGGATCTGCTTCCCACATTCTCCAACACGACTTCACCCGCTTGAGTCGTCACGACTTTTGGAGGGGTTACTGAGGTGTCGAGCTTCGGAGCCACGTCCAATCCTGAGCCGTAAGGCGGCGCATGGAGGTTAAATATGGTTTTGCGGACGTCTCTAACCGTTGAGGCTAGCTCGTTAATTCTCTCGCCCAGATCCTCGTCCGGCACATCTCGAGGACATTTCCAAGGCGTCATGTTCACTTGACTGAGGCTGATCATTTCCACATCGCCGTTTAAGCTCACAGCCTCGCCGTCGGGATCGATGATAGCCTGAGAGGAGCGTAAAACCTTATCCACCGAGTAGCTATCGTCGTTTCCCCCGGTGACGAAAAACTTGACGTTTAACCCTTTCAACCTCTCTTCAGCCATCTTAACCCACTCCTTAACCCTCTGCAAAATCAGCTGGTCGAGCATTTCTCTCAACTTTTCAGGGTTGGCATCCAACTTCCTTTTCCCTTCTTCATCCACATGGAAAAAATATCCACCCGTATCCCTGATTTGCTGCTCCAAAGACTTTAACTCCTCTTCGCTTCTCAAAACCCATTCATCACCCATGAATCGGCATCTAAACGCATCGCCACGCCGAACAATCGGCACTACGAACTTACCTGTGATGTCTCCTCCCAGAATCAGCACGTCCACTTTATAGTATTTAGGGGCGTTCAGGAATTTCTTAAAGCAGATTTCCGATCCATGTATATCGGTAGCGAAGAATATGCGCATAAACCCACCTTCACGTTGAAACGTCGCTAACCTCAGAATACCATTTAACCTTAGCCCCTATTCTCTGCCTCATCTTCCATTTAAGGGATTTCGGCTCAGCCTTCACGCGGGAAACCAGCTCTCTTATCCTCGAGAACACCGTCCCCTTATCCCTAGCTGGAACGTCATATCCCTCCAGGAAGTGCTCAATCTTCCTTAGGTTCGAAGTAAAGGTGTGGTAAAACCCCCAGTCATCCGATAAAAGCTTGGAAACGTAGTTTACGTTCACCTTCTCAACGTCGTCGCCGCCTAATGGATGCTCCAGCAACAAGGCGATGGCGTCCACTATGTCTTTCTCAGCGATCTTCACTATCTGCATTTTTTCCAGCAACATGTCCGCGACGCTGATCGTCGGATAATCCGCGGTGAGCCTTTCTCGCAAGTCGATGGTATGCGACATCTCCAGCCTGTCGAAGAACACGTCAGCCTTCAACCCGTTTGAGTGGAAAAGGTATCGACGGCCTCCGTGAACCCAGTTAAACCGCTCATTAGGCTCGAAGCCAAACCGACGCATCAGACCAGTAATCTTATCCCTATACTTACCTAAAGTGATTAAATCGATGTCCGTTACAGGTCTTTTAACCTTTTCAAAAAAAGATAGGGTGTTTGGGCAGTGGATCCTGAAGGCACATGCCCCCAGGATTCTCACCTCCACGTCGCTCTTCTGGGCCTCCTCGACGATCGAGGCCGCAGTTGAACAGATCGCTGGTAGCTTCTTCACCGCTCCTTCCCGCTTACTCCGGTGGAATCTCCTTAAAGGCCAAGCCTATATCTATTCCTTGCCTACGCCTGACAAACCATACGATGGCGAAGTACACCGCCACTATCAAATATAGGAGGGCGACGATGGTCACCCCGATTAGTGAAACGCCTCCTAGCGCTGGAAACGTGGCGTAAAGGCCTATCGCGAACAGCGTGGGTATCGTTCCTAGAATGCCCAGTATGGTGATAAGCGGTATTCTCCCAACCATATACTTCGCTATGGGAGAACGTTGGAAAACCCCTTTCATGGTGTAGGGGAAGAAGATCCCGGCGACGCTAGTTCCAAGGATGATCGTCAGATACGAATAGGTGTTCGCGACGAAGGCCCTCGCTATGGTGAACTCAGGGTTGATGATGGCTAAAGCCCCCCATATCAAGGTTCCAACGGTTAAAGCCGTCAAAGCCACCAAGGGCGCTCTCGTCCTCGGATGCACGTAGGTCACCGCTGAAGGCAGTAGGCGGTCGAAGGCGTGGGCGAACATATACTTGGTGGCGTTCGCGAGGTTTAGGACGTTGTAGAATATGATTTGACAGGAGTGGCTTAGAATGAATATCCAACACGCTATCAGCATCATCGAGCCTCCTAAGCCGAGGGCGGCTAACGCTGGATACCAGGGTAAGTGGGGTGGAACCATCAGCTTACCAGTTATGAAAAGCCATGAAATAGATTTCCAGAACTCGTCTCCGATGGCCCTCGGAACCAACGCGAAGATCGATGTAACGATCGCTGTCGTTATCAGAAGAGGCCCCACAAACGCCAGCGTGGTCCTTCGTACTTTTTCAACCTCCTTTACCTCCCCTATGTGAGGAATGGCGCTTTGACACCACAACATGATTGAGTATGGGATGCCCATCAACGCTATTGTTTGAGTCCAACTGAACTCCGTGACATGCGTGTAGCCTGCTTCTTTAGCGGCTTGAATAATGCCCTGATAGGCGCCTGCGCCGAAAAACTGGTCGAATAAACGCATGAATTGAGGCTGGGTGATGGACGCTAAGGCGATTAAGAGCAATATGTGGCCTACGGCTAAGATCGCTGTGAACACCGTTACAAGCCTCCCCATCAGCCTCATGCCGGTAGCCACGATCACAGCTGGCAAAACCACTATCACCACCATCACAACCGCCACCCCGATGTTTGTTGAAAGCCAGGCGGCGAACCCCTTAAGCCCAGCCAGCCAAAACGCCAAGGGAACGTATATGCC
It encodes:
- a CDS encoding universal stress protein → MKPSHRRAKILIPISNFIDKEKLARALGSVSTPKTHSIVLLHIVEVPSLTSPLDASHFKEDVDKVTGRLEKVAEWVRRQGYEVDVKVRVARDVAEGIAEESNVGDYRIVLMMKRKIRGGLSKLLHKSVSEKVIRLTNAMVLTFLVEHVKEPL
- a CDS encoding Lrp/AsnC ligand binding domain-containing protein, with amino-acid sequence MPGITAIINIFVETEWMEKVTEAIASFPEVVDVYEVTGEFDLVAMVKAEDIMEFRRFLKDKVMKVKGIKSTVTSVILYTHKKDGKLVPE
- a CDS encoding amino acid permease, with the protein product MSEEGEQSLKRDVGWYGSFSMGYADVGADIYVALGLVAFYAAGASPLAFAVASITYICTGFAYGELATAYPYAGGAQVYAMKAMNDLVGFIAGWAVMLDYTVDIALFSLATAGYLSFFIPWVKSATLTLTFLGLNLKLTALGLVSFLLVMALIGVNLLGIKRASALNELLVALDLVVESIILLFGAALAFNLGLFISQIGVLGADQVFQNIAYAFRGLDYRKQNFIYGITLAMCSFIGIESISQAAEETKRPYKWIPRATKLSILAVLIFAITLSSVAMGMVPWTRLAESQTDPMAVLAKSIPIIGGYIAPIVALTGFAICYVSTNTGVIGVSRVVFSMGKFNLMPRWFYKVHPTYRTPYRTILLFGLIGAALSFFGELHFIADLYNFGALLSYILVNLSLIILRNTDTEAYRAWKAPGNLKLKAKGKTFFIPVTGLIGLLSCTAIWLLVISYHPAGRILGTAWIAAGLIGYAAYRRRSQLSLIAKLGGSRVKPSAYVFNALILVRIPEDHEKVVEAIKSSLDKRFALTLMTVIDPEEHGFSLEEVMQYRYVKRAEEEAYMELEALACRLRDLGYECSVRVEVGPQVKVVELEASSDRNDLIVLIRRRTLKGHLVKVRERSIQSLISKYPGKLMVIRRE
- a CDS encoding ECF transporter S component; the encoded protein is MTHKLKTISHTSIAATAVFTALVTVATAMLSVYVPATRGYFNIGETMVYTTALLFGPYIGAFAGGVGSMLADLILGYPLYAPATLLIKASEGAVVGILGRMFMKPRPEGRWRAYTTLLGVAIAVLIAYIGVTKYTGAVEASFGLPAPGYTTLQLQIPSYFWTALAGLAGALVIAVGVLQEPKLGGLILSTLLGGAVMVTGYFIYEWILFGPAAFVEVPVNLGQAVIGLIVAIPLVKAVWARIPQLKR
- the thrC gene encoding threonine synthase, whose translation is MPRPSLLCHECRKTYNLEGEDYACVSCGQPLLITYDPEDLKEAFDRRRPLEPEYGVWRFRRTLPFPTHVEPTSLGEGDTYLTRCERLERLLGLKALYIKNESTNPTGSFIDRGSTILVTHAKQKRRSTIVFASTGNLGSSLAAYAAKAGIKCRIYIPYRVDLGKLYQMIAYGAEVKPVKSINEALEKIPGGRSELDYMVTKNNPYPLEGYKTIFYEVVEQLKNSPPDRVIVPMGSGGLITALWKGMVEMEEAGHLSGKPMLTGVQENLCDPIVKAYQGLEPLRQPAEEAPLALDLYVSQPTYVRTALKAIKESKGTATSISDKDIVEAASLVARTEGIFAESAAASTIAGLRKLLEEGLIERSETVVCVVTGEGLKDPSMAMRIVKKERTLSKMILRMNSKVSRFGETKVAILSVLNRENLHGYGIWGELKKRFKIRITPSGVYQHLTELEMAGMLKKCRVERLEGKPERIYYTLTEKGKKALIELTRP
- a CDS encoding metallophosphoesterase, coding for MRIFFATDIHGSEICFKKFLNAPKYYKVDVLILGGDITGKFVVPIVRRGDAFRCRFMGDEWVLRSEEELKSLEQQIRDTGGYFFHVDEEGKRKLDANPEKLREMLDQLILQRVKEWVKMAEERLKGLNVKFFVTGGNDDSYSVDKVLRSSQAIIDPDGEAVSLNGDVEMISLSQVNMTPWKCPRDVPDEDLGERINELASTVRDVRKTIFNLHAPPYGSGLDVAPKLDTSVTPPKVVTTQAGEVVLENVGSRSVRNAIERYQPMLGLHGHVHESRGVAKIGKTICLNPGSEYSEGLLRGVIVTLDKGKVKSYQFTSG
- a CDS encoding amino acid permease translates to MVSERMVYPRAASGLRREWSPWVLFYYNFMANSAFSAATWLQYFLVALFPGGNAALAALIGGLLLVPTMLCYAFLASSTPRAGGDYVYVSRIIHPLFGFALTFVAGVFFLMGWANANARAWAGIYVPLAFWLAGLKGFAAWLSTNIGVAVVMVVIVVLPAVIVATGMRLMGRLVTVFTAILAVGHILLLIALASITQPQFMRLFDQFFGAGAYQGIIQAAKEAGYTHVTEFSWTQTIALMGIPYSIMLWCQSAIPHIGEVKEVEKVRRTTLAFVGPLLITTAIVTSIFALVPRAIGDEFWKSISWLFITGKLMVPPHLPWYPALAALGLGGSMMLIACWIFILSHSCQIIFYNVLNLANATKYMFAHAFDRLLPSAVTYVHPRTRAPLVALTALTVGTLIWGALAIINPEFTIARAFVANTYSYLTIILGTSVAGIFFPYTMKGVFQRSPIAKYMVGRIPLITILGILGTIPTLFAIGLYATFPALGGVSLIGVTIVALLYLIVAVYFAIVWFVRRRQGIDIGLAFKEIPPE